Proteins from a single region of Fusarium verticillioides 7600 chromosome Unknown supercont3.29, whole genome shotgun sequence:
- a CDS encoding hypothetical protein (At least one base has a quality score < 10), producing the protein MCAQIHRCHRRADQLSVRASSWLCCSRRSSQVQQWHGFERSHQEPSRCYRNSCQGSQVRRQ; encoded by the coding sequence ATGTGCGCGCAAATtcatcgatgccatcgacGAGCAGATCAGCTTTCTGTACGCGCGTCGTCTTGGCTATGCTGCAGTCGCAGGAGcagccaagttcaacaaTGGCACGGCTTTGAACGATCCCACCAGGAACCAAGCCGTTGCTACCGGAATAGCTGCCAGGGTTCTCAAGTACGGAGGCAGTGA